The DNA sequence TCACACGAAGAACGTAGTTACCGCTCAAGGTGAACACGATGTCCTCGGCCGGAAATCGATAGCGGTAGTGCACATACGAGACTTCCGTACCACGCGACGGTTGATAGTCGAGGATGTCGCCACGCTGGAAGGTCTTGAGGTATTCGGACGGGTTCAGATCACGATACCAGTCGCGATCGGCGTGATAGAAGTACACAGACAGGGGCCGACCACCTTCCTCCAGCAGATCGAACTCCAGGACGAGGGGGTCCCTCGACCGCAAAGTGACGACCGGCAGGTTGCGCTCATCATCGCCACGATAGAGTTGTACGGTGCGGACGGATGGACTGGCTGTAGCGAGTTGTGCGCGAACGTCTCCGGCCGCCTGGTCCAACGCCCGAACGCGACGAGGAGTACGGTCCTCTCCCTCTTTGGAACTCGCACAGCCTGCCGCGACGGCAATCACAGTCATCAAGCAGGCCAATAGAGAAAGTAATCGCATTTCAGATGGTGTGAGGGTTGTCAGAGAGGCCTGCAGGTGTAGAACTTCTTCTTCCCTCGGTCCTCGAAAGTTTCCACTGTGCAAATCCGGCACGATCTGCGGCATACCGGGCCAGGTTGAGTTCGCCCGCCGCAACAAGCCGTTTCTC is a window from the Rhodothermales bacterium genome containing:
- a CDS encoding DUF5103 domain-containing protein, translated to MTVIAVAAGCASSKEGEDRTPRRVRALDQAAGDVRAQLATASPSVRTVQLYRGDDERNLPVVTLRSRDPLVLEFDLLEEGGRPLSVYFYHADRDWYRDLNPSEYLKTFQRGDILDYQPSRGTEVSYVHYRYRFPAEDIVFTLSGNYVLRV